One segment of Microbaculum marinisediminis DNA contains the following:
- a CDS encoding ribonuclease T2: protein MRSGSRRLLLASLFCLGLATGGAEAQRVGTNVAGDFDYYVLSLSWSPSYCEAEAERADRFQCAGGRPYSFVVHGLWPQYERGWPEFCPAATSRPSEQIVRSMLDIMPSPGLVRYQWQKHGTCAGLSVEGYFDLVRKARDRVVIPPAFRTVNRYVTVEPGAVENAFRRANPGLAADAIAVDCDRSRLREVRICMDKALNFRGCREVDRRACRLNKVVLPPVRGG, encoded by the coding sequence ATGCGGTCGGGCAGCCGACGTCTCCTCCTCGCCAGCCTGTTCTGTCTCGGCCTCGCGACCGGCGGCGCCGAGGCGCAGCGCGTGGGGACGAACGTCGCCGGCGATTTCGACTACTACGTCCTGTCGCTGTCGTGGTCGCCCTCCTATTGCGAGGCGGAAGCCGAAAGGGCCGACCGGTTCCAATGCGCCGGCGGGCGGCCCTATTCCTTCGTCGTGCACGGGCTGTGGCCGCAATACGAACGCGGCTGGCCGGAGTTCTGCCCGGCGGCGACCAGCCGGCCGAGCGAGCAGATCGTTCGGAGCATGCTCGACATCATGCCGAGCCCCGGCCTAGTGCGGTACCAGTGGCAGAAGCACGGCACCTGTGCCGGGCTGTCGGTCGAGGGCTATTTCGACCTGGTGCGCAAGGCGCGCGACCGGGTGGTGATCCCGCCGGCGTTCCGGACCGTCAACCGCTACGTGACGGTCGAGCCGGGGGCTGTCGAAAACGCATTCCGCAGGGCCAATCCGGGGCTGGCCGCCGATGCCATCGCCGTCGATTGCGATCGCAGCCGGCTGCGCGAGGTGCGCATCTGCATGGACAAGGCGCTGAATTTCCGTGGCTGCCGTGAGGTCGA